DNA from Eucalyptus grandis isolate ANBG69807.140 chromosome 5, ASM1654582v1, whole genome shotgun sequence:
ctaatttttttataataaaaaatatttgtaataaatttatcattttgttagttttcattaatttaaattaatattatgaaaaatcataaaagtagTATACATATAATAATCGGAGACTAAAACTTCAAATCGATATATTCATCAATTGGTGGGTGttattcaatttaataatttaataatgaaatttaatagaaattaacgGTCTTCCTAATGTTAACTTTTAAAATTCATCAGAGGTTTCTGAATTTTAGAGACACGTAAGCGTGTATTGCATAACAAGCTATGATTGGTCAGCAGAAGCAACcgttgttttctctctctctctctctctctctctagactcCTGTCTTATCTTCACGTCTCAGGCtcccatctccatctccatctccatcgccCCCTTCGACGCTCCCCATAATTCGAGCCCTAATTCCCCACCATTCTCCCCCAAATcctcgccgccgatcgccgATCGCCGATCGCCTCCGTCCttccgccgctgccgccgccgatCGCCCCCCGGAAATCCGACCTCGAAGCGAGAGTCCCCCCCGGACGGACGAGCGGCGACTTGGCGGCGGACGGCGAGATTGCGACGGCGCCGGGACCGGGTGTGTTAGGGCTTTGATTGCGGGCGGATGGCGGTGCTGTTGGAGGACATCCTGCAGTCCGTGGAGCAGTGGCTGAAGCTGATCAGGAAGCCCCAGCCCTACGTGGACCCGAACCTCGACCCGGTCCTCCTCGTGCCCGGGGTCGCCGGATCGATACTGCACGCCGTGGAAGGCAGCAACGGCAAGGGCGAGAGGGTCTGGGTCCGGATCTTCGGGGCCGACTACAAGTGCCGCACCAAGCTCTGGTCTCGCTTCGACCCTGCCGTCGGTAATTTTTTTGCTCTGTTGATTCTTATGGATGCGCGATTGGGTCGATCGCCGCAAATTTAATAGCgggattcttctttttttttgtcctttgcatttttctgttttatttctAGGCTTAGTGGATGAGCTTGCTTGAGAtgtcatttaattgaagtggTTCGACTGAGTTGATTAGGAAAGGAGATGATGAATGTCGGTAGGTTCTAGTGTTTCTTGTTGCGTTTGGGTTCAGGCAGAGTTCTCTGGTACTTCCTTTGCtgcaaaatgtgttttttttcgGATCATCATAGCTTTATGATGAATTTACTCTCCATGGCTGGAGTGTGACTGGGGAAAGAAGAGTGGAGGATGACTGATGTATGAATTGATTACATTAAACTGCTTCGTATACCGCCTTCAGTTGCGGCTTTAATGTTAATGTCATTATGGTGAAAGAATGAGTCGATTTTACCCCTTCTAGATGAGCAAGCCCGATATGAAGTTTCAGATCGTATATGGAGCTTCTTGGAGTTAGTTTGTGGTCTGTTACTAATATGACAACTTCAAAGTCAGTACTTATTAGAGAATCAAGAAGCCATTGATTAATGCTGGGGTTTTATATAAAACTTACGGGAGAGCTTCATTTTTGTAAGTCTCTATTCTGGTAGTTCTTTGACCATGTGACTTAAGATCACTTCATTCCAGTGAGAAGGTGGCTGGGTTTATAAATAGAAACTTATGGGAGAGTGTTATTTTCATAAGCTTCTATATTGGTTGTTTTTCAAATAGATGCCTTAATAAGAACATTTCATTTCTCTGAGAAGGCAGGTGCTTATGTTCCAGTATTGTAAAAtcttgtgcttttttttttgggctcctGTAGTTCTCTAGCAGGGATTACCAAATAAAATGGAGCAAGAACTTCATTCTGGTTATTCAATTGAATGGATAGATTACCTCCGACTTCTTCTATAAAGGATTTGATCTTTGTCGGGAGAAATCGAGTCTTTAATGTGAATATTCAGGCTTCTATACATTTATAGCCTGCTCCTGCATAGTTGATAGAGTTTGTAAGCTGCATGTTCCATATATTGTGCATTGTCTAATTCAGACATTGGTTGAGTTGATACTGTAAGTAGCTGAAGTGAATTACTCATTCTCATTGGCCTGTGATTTTCTCCTCCCCATAGGTTATCTTTCTAATGTAATAACAAAATGTTGTTGTTTAAATAGGTAAGACCGTTTCCTTAGATCCTAAGACGAACATCGTGGTTCCTGAAGACAGATATGGACTGTATGCCATTGATGTTTTGGACCCTGATATGGTATGTATCATCTCTAATGAAATGTATCTTTTACGTTGATTTGAAGtttaagataaaaattttaCTGTAATGAGATTACAGCAAGTAGTGTTTTATAGGATTAGAGTTCCTCTTCATTTTGCTAGATATCATGACTATCACTGGCTTGCGAATGAAGTTTGAACTATTCACCAGTATCTATCTGTCTTACTTTGTTTTCGTGCAGGTCCTTGGGCGTGATTGTGTATACTATTTCCATGACATGATAGTCGAAATGATCAAATGGGGTTTTCAGGAAGGGAAGACATTGTTCGGTTTTGGGTATGACTTCAGGCAAAGTAACAGGTACGGCTATGGCACAGTTCTCCTGTTATAATAGTGTCAGTGACCAACcgagaaaagaaattataacAGTACTTTTATTTGGACCATGCCTAGCCTTCTATCTGCAAACACACCTTAAAGCACTTCCAATACAACTAATCACCACCCCCAAATAGTTGCAACTTTAATGTTTGAGCTGCAAGTTAGAATTTTGGCAAAatgcttttctccttttctccaaATGAACTTTTCAGATGTTGATGagaaattaaagtgattttGCGTACTCTATTTGACAGATTCGCTTGGACATTTATATTCCAGTCATGTTCTCAAGCCTCTGAATCTTGTTCCAGTAGATTTGGCATCGGGCTTAGAAGAGGCTAAATAAAATAGTTAGGGGCTTATGATGAAGCCCGAGTTCATGCAATTAAGTCTATTAGGAGAATATTATCTGTGATATTGAGTACTATATCTAGCTCGATAATTTATGTGATGCATAGCAGTTCTTTACCTTTATGTTAGACTTACAAGCTAACTGCACTCGAcatgtatattttttattttaaatcatgtCTTGGACTCTTGTCTTCATGTCGCCATAGATCCTGCCCCTTTATCTGTAGTGCAACTTATGCAATGTGTGTAGCGTTAAAGTAGTACATCACTTGTTTGCCTCCACCTGCTGGCTCAAAATTTTTGGGTTGGACCTTTTGACATGTTAGCATAATCATGCTTGAATTTCTTTATGCTCCGATATTTTATATCTATCCCCCTTCGTCACTATCCTATAAACTTGTGGTCTACCTTCATCTAATTACTTAGCTTTGGTTTGGACTCTAATACATTGTTCTCCCTTCATGACTTTAGCTTTTGGGTTGGACTCTAATACCTAGAACTTCAGGATGGgcttaactctctctctctctctctctctctctctctctctctctctctctgtgtttgtGTGGATGATTGCGGCCACTAGCATTTCTGGGTTGTTTTACTCTTTCTTCAATGTTTAGGTTTCAAGAAACAATGGAGCGTTTGGCTGCAAAGTTGGAATCTGTATATAATGCTGCGGgagggaagaagatgaccatTATCAGTCACTCTATGGGAGGTCTTCTAGTGAAGTGCTTTATGTGCCTGCACAGTGATGTAAGGAACTTATAAAACTGCTGccatctatttttgtttttaccaGTGATATATTTTTAATCTgaatctctcttttcctttctctcccttttgtctcttttacctattttcatttaaaaatgattacttagaACGTGCCACTTGACTCTTCTGTAGATTTTTGCAAAGTATGTGAAGAATTGGATTGCTATAGCTGCACCTTTTCAAGGTAAGAATCATCTTTTACAGTTGTACTGCTTTTTTTGTTCATTGCTCTTTGACTAAGCTCATACATCCATTTCCCCTGTAGATTTGTTAGTGAAaaaacttttcttccttttctttcatcccATTTCCTGTGGAAAACACTTaccccaatatatatatatagtttctTATGTTTTCCATAAAACTGCTTGTCTATCACTGTGAATAAGAAAACAAGCaagtaaattttataaaaattctctAGATTTTTCCTAAGATAgataattaaaagttcagagtATCTAGTGAACCCTCTTTTTGTcgtaaaaatgatttttcatgttaaaataattagttgtGTGTCTACTTGTCCTATTGTCTAACTTAGGATTTCATTGGCATAATCAAGATAAGCTTAAAATACTTTGTATACTTTGTTATCCAAATGTACATAAAGATTAGAATTGGCATCTTATGAATGTACTGAAAATCTAAATATTCCAGGTGCCCCCGGATATGTCACATCTACCTTTCTGAATGGGATGTCATTTGTGGATGGTTGGGAGCAAAACTTTTCATTTCAAAGTGGAGCATGCATCAGCTGGTATGCTATCTTCACAGTTATATGCATACGTATCTGTGAAGCACTTCAGTTTTGTTGACCTTCTTTTGTGAAGGTTAACACAGTATATGTTGTTGATATGGAACTGAAAATGTATGATCAGTGCATGGctgtccttctttttctttgtttcactTCATAAGTTAGGAGTGAAAGATGAAAAGTGCATATTGGCTAGCTTAGACACTTTATAATTGCCTAACAAATATGTAGTGATAAACATACAAAAGCAGACTTAAACACCGCCAAAGCATTTCTTTTACTAATTTATAGCCAGactatgagaaatcaaatattttctGCTTGACTTATAGTTTGTTTGATAACTTTAAGGAGtgctgcaaattaaaaaaagttaagaatTTAATTGCTTTTGACACGAGTGCCTTCATTCCATAAATGAGTTATTTCAAATTTCTTGCATCACCATTTGTGGATTAGCATCTTGAGGTCCTTTAATGGGTTGTGTAGTGATCCTTAGAATACTTATGATACATAGAAGGATATCTATGTGTATCCTGTTGTGATTCAATAATGTGTGAAGGACTGTTACTTAATGTTAGATTCAGTAGGAATCACTAAGTAGGAGGGGCCTACTCAAAGTTGCTGACTGAATGAAATTAGTTTTGATTTCTTGACAGACAAGTCCAAATGTTCTGGGTGTCATCACAATTCCATTAGTCCACACAATAGTTCAGTTGTACTTTGTTATGATACCCATGAGGAAACAGACTGGACCAAGTACTAGTGGTACATATGTGATTTAGGTTGAAGTAGCTGCTGTTTGGTTATTTAGGTAATGGCGGCAGTGCGTAATAGTGGGTCATTGATTACTTGTGTTATATGCGGGAAGGGTAAAAAGAGGATCATGAGCGTTTGACTTGCCTATGACTTGTTAGTGGTTCATATTTCTGTATACATTACAGTGTCATACAGTGTCATCCACGTCATCCAAcccccctctttctctttcttcttctcttaaCCCCACCCCTTCCTTCCCCACCCACTATTTTTTCACACATTTGAACATCTTTGTCTGAACATGTGGTTGCTCATGAAAACTTGTATGCAAGCAGAATCATGTAGCCTTATCCACTTACCTGTTTGTATTCCTGAAATTGCTGGGAACGTACATAATAACATGCTGTGGCTGTTGATCTCAGCTGATTGAATGCCCATCAATCTATGAATTGATGGCATGTCCAAACTTTACCTGGGAACATGCCCCAGTGTTAGAGATCTGGAGGAAGAAGCTTGATGATTGTGGTGATACCCGTATGATCCTTGAGTCTTACACCCCTTCTGAGAGTGTAAATATATTCGCTGAAGCACTTTCAAGTAATACGGTAAGTTATGCATTTCTTATTCTGTCTGGACGAAAAACTGCCAATTCTATCTTCGGAGCCGTCCCGcttgaagtaaagtgaattTTGTTTATGAAGGGCTAAAGTCTTAAAACAATGTGTGTACTGAACTAGTAAGATATCCGAGATCTCATTTTTAGCttttcaactttgaaattttagtGTATCTTCTATCCAGATGCTGCTAAACATAAGTGAgtgttaatatttcatttgtCTAAAGAACCCTTTCTGCAATTCCTTCCTTTGATATCCGCAATATATTTTCGTAGATTGCAGTTATGCAAGATATATTTTGCAGTTTTTCCCTGCTATAGGTCCATTTggtttttaattcattttatcCCCATTATGAACTTTAGTTCGTTATGGCCTACCTATCAGTTGACTAGAACCCTTACTGAGTTGAGCCTGGACACCGTGTTAGGTTCACTTTTAATAAAAGGAGGGTTCTCTTTTTCTAATGACACGTCATTTTCCACATAGATAGTACTTTAGGCCTAAtattattcaatattttttgtcCAACATGAGCTACCATCTACTTCATTTTGTTTGTTAACTAATGAATTATTCGGACTCAATAACAGGTTGATTATGATGGTGAGAGCATTTCCTTACCATTTAACCAGGAAATCCTGAAATGGGCTCATGAGACCCGTAGGATTTTATCTTGTGCTAAAGTTCCGCCCGGGGTGAAATTCTACAATATATATGCGACCAATCTGGAGACACCACACAGTGTTTGGTAATGTTTGGCTGAAGTGCTTCATTTCTACTTTCTCTATGCCAATTCTATAACTTacatattttttagaaaatctctTTTATGTGAGATTGGACATTGTCTATAAAATACATACATGTTTCAGATAAACTTTCCTCATCTTAGGGGTGTTGTGTTCTGTGCAGCTATGGCAGTGAGGACATGCCTGTTACGGATTTGCAAGAACTTCAATTTTACCTGGTCAGTGAAAAGGGGATGTGAACATAACTCTTTGGTCTATTTGAGTGGAGCTAACATATGCAAATCTCTTTTTCTATAGCTAGAGTCCAGAAGGATGCATGCTATTTTGGTTTTTCCTTAACATGTCCTCATCGTGAATTTCATGTCTGGTACCTGTTTTCTCTTTAGAAGTTGAGAAGCTGATTCCTGCTTTCTGAATTTCAGCCTGATTATATATGTGTTGATGGTGATGGAACAGTTCCGACTGAATCAGCTAAGGTATGGAACTTACAATCTGCTGGACCTGTTAGTTTGAACTGCTAGACCAGTTAGTGGAGGGCTTGACTATAGCTCATGCAACCTGTATTACTCATctgcttttccttctttatttgaCTTTGGCAAAATTCTCATGGAGCTACCGGCTGATTTTGGGCTATGACTATCTCTTATAAGACCAGATAAGAGTTTGTGATTGTGTCTCTTATATTAGGATCTACAACTATGTAATGAGTGTGTCAATAAAGTTTTTCTTCCATATAAAGAGCTCTATTTGGTTTCTAAGAAAAAAGTTTGGATAGGACACACCAGATATGAAAGCATATCTAGACATATCCTTGCCTATTTGGTGTTTGGGTGGAGCTAGTGGGTCGAAAGATTTAATAATacttagaaaatattaaataacaaGTTATTCTAATAATAATAGCCACAAAGGTCTAATCTAATTGAGGGCAACAGCAGTTGAACCTAGTTGGCTGCAGTAGGCGCCCACCACATTGGTCATGTTTGTCGCGTTGGTCACCAGAGAGAGAGTAGTCCTTGGTGTGAGTTGACTGCAAATACCATTATGGTGGTCTCATCAGTGGTTTGAGACCCTAGAGAGAAGAGGTGATCGAGGAGGAACGATCACAGTGCAGTTGTTCATAGCAATGCCCCTGGGGTGCCGCTGGCTCATTGTCAGGAGtgctgttcttttgttcttttcatataacctctttcatttcttttctacaCAATCTGAGCGGGACAGTCTGTAGACACCCTAGTGCTCAGATAACTTGTCTGGGGTTCTATCTGGACTTGATTTGGATAATGTTTATCTAGGCTAAGAAACATGCCTTAAGTTGCTGTAGATTCTCCACTTACAAATGGTCTTGGTCTCTTCATATTCAGGCAGATGGGCTTGAAGCGGTTGCAAGAGTTGGAGTACCCGGGGAGCACCGGGGAATTCTGTGTGATCATCATGTTTTCCGCATTCTGAAGCACTGGCTAAAGGCAGATTCGGACCCATACTACAACCCGCTTAACGACTATGTGATTCTACCCGCCACGTTTGAGATGGAAAGACACCACGAGAAGGGCATGGAGGTGACTTCACTCAAAGAGGAGTGGGAAATCATTTCCAAAGATGCCAATGATGACCAAGGAGAGGTTACCATAATGCCCTCAGTAAGCACCATATCTGTTTCCCAAGATGGAGGTCACCAATCTTATCGGGCCGAGGCTTGTGCCACTGTGATCGTGCACCCCCAAAATGAGGGCAAGCAACAGGTTGAGCTCAATGCCTTGAGTGTATCTGTCGATGCCTAAATTTAGTTACTCACGCTGTGTGAAAGAAAAGCCCGCAATTGGGGCAGTGCTGTGTATATAGTAGTATGTTGGTCGTGTACAAAATGTGCGTATTGTAAATATAAGGATCACTGGTGGCAATTGCCTTGATGAAACATAACATTGGAAGATCGTTCTGGGTTTTGTAATGGAAGACCCATCATCTATTCATGGAGATCAAATGTACATGTGCTATCAGAAGTCCATTTTCCAGGAAGGTTGGTAACTTATGGATGGCAGCTAGAACGGTCGTTCCCAAGTTACGAGCTGTTTTGGTATCAAACGATGCATGGGGTCGGTGACTGAATACAGCTTGACAGTTTTTTTGGGGCATGAGGGAAATGAATGGTATCGTTTCGACAGTGATTCAGTGGTACTTGGCTCTATATGTTCTGAACGAAATTGAGGGTTAATACCCAACTGGAGAGGAGGAATAGACGAGTCTAACGAGAATCGATTCGCTCTTTATTTGTCCGTCTTCGTCCTCTCTTTATCATCCAAACGAAGTTCGTATTTTCTCGAGTTATGATTTCCTCTCGATTTCTCTTATCATCGATTGATGGGGTTACTCGGTGGCAGACTCTCAATGGCCTTGCTCTTTTCCACGAGTGCTTAGGCCAAGCTTGTTTGACTCTCACTGCACCCGGAAATTAAAACAAATGAACGCGTCCCGACTATAAGAATGGAAGGATAACATGGCAATGTGAAACATCGATTCTTAGATTCTTGTATGCTATAACTGTTCACACGGTCACACCATATAATAACAAGAAGATAATGTGACATGACATCTCCACAAAGCAGTCTGGATCTTCAGTCCAGCTTAGTTTCACTCTATATGCTCTGTCATAACCTCTCTTACAGATAGTACAGCAACCCTTCTAATTCATCGACAGAAACGATAAAGAGATGAATAAGCAAAAAATGAGACACGAGATCCatgcaaagaaacaaaaagaaaattctgttTCTGTTTGGCAGAGCAAAGAGGTCCACATCAATAGGAGGAAGCCGCACCATGGAAGGCATTATTCAACAGCATATATccaagcagcagcagcagcacatCCCAGCACAGCTGCACATGTAGACAAACGGATCTTGATTAATCGAAGAATAATCAACAtatgaagagagaaagaaagagaccaTGTGTACATGCCGGTGCGTATTATACGACTATTATGTCACCCTGACATGCTTATGTGATATCACTAACTTAATTAagtttaattgtttttcaaaaaatgaaacttaatttcatgatgtttagtcatttttggCATTGGAAATCATAATACACGGTTTACGTGTGCGTGTGagtgttagagagagagagagagaaagcacgTACAATCCACTCCAGAACCCATCTCCCCTTTTCTTAGTTTTCGCCTTCCGCGGTGGTGGCGCTTGCTGGGAGCCCTGCAGGCCATCCTTCGAAGGGTAAGCAACTGGTGGCGGAACCACGTAAGGGCCTTGAGGGTAGCCATGACCCGATGGCTGCTGCGGCGGTGGATATGAATAAGACTGTGGTGGTGCCGGAGGATACACTTGGATGGGGGGTGGATATGAATACGACGGGGTCGACACCTTCGGATACATCTGAGGTGGCGGAGGGTACACATGTACTGTAGCCTGTGGAGGATCGACCTGCGGCGGCGGAGGATAAGTGTGGCCCAGCGGCAGTTCAGGAGCGGATGGGGAGGACTTGAAGGGGGCAGAGAAGGATACATCCCTGTATTATATTCAAGTTCCAACCCCATAGTCAGACACTATGCATCAGTGGGACACGCTAAAGAATTTACAAACTATCCTATGGTCAGGAGTCattctttcaaaaaagaaatcaaaatttaacattGGATTGAGGATTGTGTCGGGTTTCCAGTTTCCTAGCCTCAGGACACATTGGAAAGACCGACTTGTGCCTGATGCCCCATAAAGGGGACTAAAGCGAAAACTATGACAGATCAGCGATATTTAGCTGCACTTAACATTGGAAATTAGACCGGTGGAATTTACGGGGATGGATTTGATCAAGAGATCTGTTTCTCAACGCGCATTTAGTCAATTTAGAGCAGCTCGGAGCATCCTGAAAGAAGGGACTTATACCTGGAGGTCCGTAGTGCGAGTCTTGACCCATCTCAGCTCTGTTCTCCTAGGATTTTTCAGGTAACAGAATCgaactcaatctctctctctctctctctctctcgaaaatGGCAAAAGGGAAAAGGTGAAGCAGGGAGAGACAGGCTTGAAGCTCTTATCTTAAAGCTTTTCTAACGTTTGTGAGGGTCAAATACGGTGGAGTGTTTCAACTCAGGCCTGTGCA
Protein-coding regions in this window:
- the LOC120293492 gene encoding LOW QUALITY PROTEIN: lecithin-cholesterol acyltransferase-like 4 (The sequence of the model RefSeq protein was modified relative to this genomic sequence to represent the inferred CDS: inserted 1 base in 1 codon), with the translated sequence MAVLLEDILQSVEQWLKLIRKPQPYVDPNLDPVLLVPGVAGSILHAVEGSNGKGERVWVRIFGADYKCRTKLWSRFDPAVGKTVSLDPKTNIVVPEDRYGLYAIDVLDPDMVLGRDCVYYFHDMIVEMIKWGFQEGKTLFGFGYDFRQSNRFQETMERLAAKLESVYNAAGGKKMTIISHSMGGLLVKCFMCLHSDIFAKYVKNWIAIAAPFQGAPGYVTSTFLNGMSFVDGWEQNXFISKWSMHQLLIECPSIYELMACPNFTWEHAPVLEIWRKKLDDCGDTRMILESYTPSESVNIFAEALSSNTVDYDGESISLPFNQEILKWAHETRRILSCAKVPPGVKFYNIYATNLETPHSVCYGSEDMPVTDLQELQFYLPDYICVDGDGTVPTESAKADGLEAVARVGVPGEHRGILCDHHVFRILKHWLKADSDPYYNPLNDYVILPATFEMERHHEKGMEVTSLKEEWEIISKDANDDQGEVTIMPSVSTISVSQDGGHQSYRAEACATVIVHPQNEGKQQVELNALSVSVDA
- the LOC104444596 gene encoding uncharacterized protein LOC104444596; protein product: MGQDSHYGPPGMYPSLPPSSPPHPLLNCRWATLILRRRRSILHRLQYMCTLRHLRCIRRCRPRRIHIHPPSKCILRHHHSLIHIHRRSSHRVMATLKALTWFRHQLLTLRRMACRAPSKRHHRGRRKLRKGEMGSGVDSVLGCAAAAAWIYAVE